A region of Drosophila suzukii chromosome 2L, CBGP_Dsuzu_IsoJpt1.0, whole genome shotgun sequence DNA encodes the following proteins:
- the LOC108010503 gene encoding farnesol dehydrogenase yields the protein MQRWQNKLAVVTGASGGIGAACARVMIGAGLRVVGLARREAKLKELRDGLPPHLQANFIPRRCDVSKEEQVISSFEWIERELEGADVLVNNAGITRETELVTAGNTPKLREVLDTNVMGVIWCTREAFNSMKRRGGEGHVLIINSIAGHQVLNFIDVLPSFNIYPATKFAITALTETYRQEFQLHSKKIRVTAISPGAVNTNIFPEEIHFYVKDMARLEPINVADAVMYALGTPSHVQVHDITVKPMGEIF from the exons ATGCAGCGCTGGCAGAACAAACTGGCCGTGGTAACTGGTGCCAGCGGTGGCATAGGAGCCGCTTGTGCCCGGGTCATGATCGGAGCTGGACTACGGGTAGTGGGCCTGGCACGTCGCGAGGCCAAGCTGAAGGAGCTTAGAGATGGTCTGCCCCCGCATCTGCAGGCCAACTTTATTCCGCGGCGATGCGATGTCTCCAAGGAGGAGCAAGTGATCAGCTCCTTCGAGTGGATCGAACGGGAGCTGGAGGGAGCGGACGTGCTGGTGAACAATGCTGGTATTACCCGCGAGACGGAACTGGTCACTGCAGGCAACACGCCGAAACTCAGGGAGGTCCTGGACACCAACGTGATGGGTGTGATCTGGTGCACCCGCGAGGCCTTTAATAGCATGAAGCGGCGAGGTGGCGAGGGCCACGTTCTCATCATCAACAGTATCGCCGGACACCAGGTGCTCAACTTCATCGACGTGCTGCCTTCGTTTAACATCTATCCGGCCACCAAGTTCGCTATCACGGCCCTTACCGAGACATACCGTCAGGAGTTCCAGCTGCACTCTAAGAAAATCCGGGTGACCGCCATTTCGCCTGGCGCCGTCAACACGAACATCTTCCCGGAAGAGATCCATTTCTACGTAAAGGACATGGCCAGATTGGAACCAATCAACGTTGCGGACGCTGTGATGTACGCTCTGGGAACCCCATCTCACGTTCAG GTTCACGATATTACTGTCAAGCCGATGGGAGAAATCTTTTGA